A section of the Subtercola frigoramans genome encodes:
- a CDS encoding GNAT family N-acetyltransferase, translating into MAGTSPDSTGPDFAAVPTLVGSRLTLEPLGLGHVDELAAAVAEGELWQTWYTRIPSPDEMADAVQTRLELGESKQWVSWAVRRHDTGLACGMTSFLNIRADNRKLEIGSTWLSRSTQRTGLNSEAKLLQLSHAFDTLGCVAVEFRTHWHNQQSRAAIARLGAKQDGVLRNNDVWRDGTLRDTVVFSIIESEWPTVRLSLTEKVAGRAR; encoded by the coding sequence ATGGCTGGCACCTCACCAGACTCAACGGGCCCAGACTTCGCCGCTGTGCCGACCCTCGTGGGTTCGCGCCTCACACTCGAACCCCTGGGCCTCGGCCACGTCGACGAGCTTGCGGCGGCGGTGGCAGAGGGCGAGCTGTGGCAGACCTGGTACACGCGCATTCCGAGCCCCGATGAGATGGCAGACGCCGTGCAGACCCGCCTCGAGCTCGGGGAATCGAAACAGTGGGTCTCGTGGGCCGTGCGGCGACACGATACCGGGCTCGCCTGCGGAATGACATCGTTCCTGAACATCCGGGCCGACAACCGAAAGCTCGAGATCGGGTCGACCTGGTTGAGTAGGAGCACGCAACGCACCGGGCTCAACAGTGAGGCGAAACTGCTTCAGCTCAGCCACGCGTTCGACACGCTCGGCTGTGTGGCCGTGGAGTTCCGCACACACTGGCACAACCAGCAGTCGCGCGCCGCGATCGCTCGGCTCGGCGCGAAACAGGACGGCGTGCTGCGCAACAACGACGTCTGGCGCGACGGCACCCTGCGCGACACCGTCGTCTTCTCGATCATCGAGTCGGAGTGGCCCACCGTGCGCCTCTCCCTCACAGAGAAGGTCGCCGGTCGCGCCCGCTGA
- the ybaK gene encoding Cys-tRNA(Pro) deacylase: protein MATSRKNQKAIGPTTAATVALTRAGIPFTPHAYHHDESSTDFGAEAASALGIDGGRVFKTLMVDTDKGLAIAIVSVDSKLDVKALARAVGAKRAVMADAAVAERKSGYVVGGISPFGQKTRLPTVLDDRALAYETIYVSGGRRGFDIEVTPADVVAALGAQVAVIRRT, encoded by the coding sequence GTGGCCACGTCGCGAAAGAACCAGAAGGCGATCGGACCGACCACAGCCGCGACGGTCGCGCTCACCCGTGCGGGAATCCCGTTCACGCCGCACGCCTATCACCACGATGAATCGTCGACCGACTTCGGCGCAGAAGCCGCGAGCGCGCTCGGCATCGACGGCGGGCGCGTCTTCAAGACCTTGATGGTCGACACCGACAAGGGCCTCGCCATCGCCATCGTCTCGGTCGACTCGAAGCTCGACGTGAAAGCGCTGGCCAGAGCGGTCGGGGCCAAACGCGCCGTCATGGCCGATGCAGCTGTCGCCGAGCGCAAATCGGGCTACGTCGTCGGCGGCATCAGCCCGTTCGGGCAGAAGACCCGGCTGCCGACGGTCCTGGATGATCGGGCGCTCGCCTACGAGACCATCTACGTCTCGGGTGGCCGGCGCGGTTTCGACATCGAGGTCACCCCGGCCGACGTCGTTGCAGCCCTCGGCGCGCAGGTGGCGGTCATCCGCCGCACGTAG
- a CDS encoding LysR family substrate-binding domain-containing protein, whose protein sequence is MSEAHSDAPGLPPAAVSEVSGEARGLPPVEGDLAPRVPGEDDDTTAPFTIAFAVGVTVTKWTRIWQERHPDVPLVVFRSEPGEQTAVLVDGRADVSFVRMPIDSEAFSAIALYSEVQVVGVAKDHPVSAFDSVTVADLADEHLLQDPDTVPQWRDVALEIAEGSRRPLLGIRDLDDAVGQVAAGVGIVIVPHAISRMHGRKEVVFRPVTDLAQTQVSLAWPQGSDSLLVEEFIGIVRGRSAASSRAASGGSAAVTGDEKPVKKIGPVAKAKAKARAAAEAEAATSSKKGGAGARRPVAKPVKKKQSDQANAAQARRRKFGGKR, encoded by the coding sequence ATGAGCGAAGCACACTCTGACGCGCCCGGGCTGCCCCCTGCCGCGGTCTCTGAGGTATCCGGCGAGGCGCGCGGGTTGCCCCCGGTCGAAGGCGACCTCGCACCGCGGGTGCCCGGCGAGGACGACGACACCACGGCGCCGTTCACCATCGCTTTCGCCGTCGGAGTGACCGTCACGAAGTGGACGCGCATCTGGCAGGAGCGGCACCCCGACGTGCCTCTTGTCGTGTTCCGCTCGGAGCCGGGTGAGCAGACCGCTGTTCTCGTCGATGGCCGCGCGGACGTGAGTTTCGTACGAATGCCGATCGACTCGGAGGCCTTCAGCGCCATCGCGCTCTACAGCGAGGTCCAGGTTGTCGGAGTCGCCAAGGACCATCCCGTGTCGGCCTTCGACTCGGTGACCGTCGCCGATCTGGCAGACGAGCACCTGCTGCAGGATCCCGACACGGTGCCCCAGTGGCGGGATGTCGCGCTCGAGATCGCCGAGGGGTCGCGGCGACCGCTGCTGGGCATCCGGGATCTCGACGACGCGGTCGGGCAGGTCGCGGCAGGCGTGGGGATCGTCATCGTGCCACACGCGATCTCGCGCATGCATGGGCGCAAAGAAGTCGTGTTCAGGCCGGTCACCGATCTTGCCCAGACGCAAGTTTCGCTGGCCTGGCCGCAGGGTTCTGATTCGCTGCTGGTCGAGGAGTTCATCGGCATTGTGCGCGGTCGGTCGGCGGCCAGCTCCCGTGCTGCTTCGGGTGGTTCGGCGGCCGTTACGGGTGACGAGAAGCCGGTGAAGAAGATCGGCCCGGTCGCGAAGGCCAAGGCGAAAGCCCGGGCGGCGGCAGAGGCAGAAGCGGCAACATCGTCGAAGAAGGGCGGGGCTGGGGCCCGGAGACCGGTCGCGAAACCCGTGAAGAAGAAGCAGTCGGACCAGGCGAATGCGGCGCAGGCGCGGCGTCGCAAATTCGGCGGAAAGAGGTAG
- a CDS encoding DUF5997 family protein, giving the protein MTSQKSPQTMKPATAAKKLGIYLPAAPAEFQEGDVTRDQLNTLLSSPPEWLVQLRLNGPHPRQEVARKLGISISGLSRAEADEAYTTAQIKGLLEQPPEWLVVERARQAGVHEENARIKVERAEKAAQKERAERHARTNPNSIAPKAR; this is encoded by the coding sequence ATGACGAGTCAGAAATCGCCCCAGACCATGAAGCCCGCAACCGCCGCGAAGAAGCTGGGCATCTACCTGCCCGCCGCGCCGGCCGAGTTTCAAGAGGGCGACGTCACGCGTGACCAGCTCAACACACTGCTCAGCTCGCCGCCCGAATGGCTGGTGCAGCTGCGCCTGAACGGCCCGCACCCCCGCCAGGAGGTCGCGCGAAAGCTGGGCATCTCGATTTCGGGGCTGAGCCGCGCCGAGGCCGATGAGGCGTACACCACGGCCCAGATCAAGGGGCTGCTCGAGCAGCCGCCGGAGTGGCTCGTGGTCGAGCGTGCGCGCCAGGCCGGGGTACACGAGGAGAACGCCCGAATCAAGGTCGAGCGTGCCGAGAAGGCAGCACAGAAGGAGCGCGCCGAGCGTCACGCGCGCACCAACCCCAACTCGATCGCACCCAAAGCGCGCTGA
- a CDS encoding VIT1/CCC1 transporter family protein: MTVTQPRPADIKRWRQYMADEQAEAAVYRDLAERRTGEERAILLALAEAESRHESHWRGLLGDQAGKPLRGDLRTRSLGFLARRFGSVFVLALAQRAETRSPYAHDSDATAAMAADEEVHAEVVRGLAARGRNRLSGTFRAAVFGANDGLVSNLALVIGISATGVDNSVVLVTGIAGLLAGALSMGAGEYVSVRSQRELLEASSPNLDATSALPDLDVNANELALVYRARGMSVDDADAKAHAMLLSMSLATGPLKAIKRTDALADVSDPAVNEQIDEHEAVGTGLSAALSSFCFFASGAVIPVLPYLFGLQGVVALIVSSVLVGIALLCTGAIVGILSGGPPLKRALRQLLIGYGAAAVTYLLGLAFGTTGL; the protein is encoded by the coding sequence ATGACTGTGACACAGCCACGCCCTGCCGACATCAAGCGCTGGCGACAGTACATGGCCGACGAACAGGCCGAAGCCGCTGTCTACCGCGATCTCGCCGAACGCCGAACCGGCGAAGAGCGGGCGATTCTGCTGGCCCTCGCCGAGGCGGAGTCACGCCACGAATCCCACTGGCGCGGGTTGCTCGGTGACCAGGCAGGCAAGCCGCTTCGCGGCGACCTGCGCACCCGCAGCCTCGGTTTTCTGGCCCGCCGGTTCGGCTCGGTCTTCGTGCTCGCACTCGCCCAGCGCGCCGAGACCCGGTCGCCCTACGCTCATGATTCCGACGCCACAGCAGCGATGGCCGCCGACGAAGAGGTGCATGCCGAGGTCGTTCGTGGTCTCGCTGCCCGGGGCCGCAACCGGCTCTCCGGCACATTCAGGGCCGCTGTCTTCGGCGCCAACGACGGGCTGGTGAGCAACCTGGCCCTCGTGATCGGCATCTCGGCGACCGGTGTCGACAACTCCGTCGTGCTGGTGACCGGTATCGCCGGGCTCCTTGCCGGGGCCCTGTCGATGGGCGCCGGGGAGTACGTGTCGGTGCGGTCACAGCGTGAACTTCTCGAGGCATCCTCTCCCAACCTCGACGCGACGAGCGCCCTCCCCGACCTCGACGTGAACGCGAACGAGCTGGCCCTCGTCTATCGCGCCCGGGGAATGTCGGTCGACGACGCCGACGCCAAGGCCCACGCGATGCTGCTCAGCATGTCGCTGGCGACAGGCCCGCTGAAGGCGATCAAACGCACGGACGCCCTGGCCGATGTCAGCGACCCGGCCGTCAACGAACAGATCGACGAACACGAGGCTGTCGGCACGGGCCTGAGTGCCGCGCTCTCGAGCTTCTGTTTCTTCGCGTCGGGAGCGGTCATCCCGGTGCTGCCCTACCTCTTCGGGCTGCAGGGTGTCGTCGCGCTCATTGTGTCGTCGGTGCTCGTGGGCATCGCCCTGCTCTGCACGGGCGCCATCGTGGGCATACTCTCGGGGGGCCCACCGCTGAAGCGGGCTCTGCGCCAGCTTCTCATCGGCTACGGCGCCGCAGCGGTCACCTACCTGCTCGGCCTGGCCTTCGGCACCACCGGCCTGTAG
- a CDS encoding NADPH:quinone reductase yields the protein MRAIIYSRPGAAEVLQLVERDIPPVGHGEVRVRIAVSGVNPTDWKSRAGSAGVAHFDPPQVPGQDGAGVVDAIGDGVLRCAVGDRVWLRDAAFTRPTGTSADYVVLPQVLVNDLPPGVSFDVGASLGIPALTAHRALTAREGGPERLAPATLVGQTVLVAGGAGAVGHAAIQLAAWAGATVVTTVSSAAKADLAWRAGAHHVINYREENLIARVQELVPRGVDVIVEVNPLANLAADVEVLATGGTIAIYVSGDPDGVVVPARASMTKNVRYQFILTYTTSEVQKGNAVAAVSAAAADGALGVGEESGLPIIRFALEETAEAHRAVEGGFVGKVLIDVQPRGVGTQSLADGQSVMAPDGDAW from the coding sequence GTGAGAGCGATCATCTACAGCAGGCCGGGGGCAGCGGAGGTGCTGCAACTCGTCGAGCGCGACATTCCTCCGGTCGGGCATGGCGAGGTGCGGGTGCGCATCGCCGTATCGGGAGTGAACCCGACGGACTGGAAGTCACGCGCGGGCTCCGCCGGAGTGGCACACTTCGACCCGCCGCAGGTGCCGGGGCAGGATGGCGCTGGGGTCGTCGACGCAATCGGTGACGGAGTTTTGCGCTGTGCCGTCGGCGACCGGGTGTGGCTGCGTGACGCAGCGTTCACGCGCCCGACGGGCACCTCTGCCGACTACGTGGTTCTTCCCCAGGTGCTGGTGAACGATCTGCCACCGGGAGTCTCGTTCGATGTGGGTGCCTCGCTCGGGATCCCGGCGCTGACGGCACATCGGGCATTGACGGCGAGAGAAGGCGGCCCCGAGCGCCTGGCCCCGGCAACATTGGTGGGCCAGACCGTGCTGGTGGCCGGGGGAGCCGGGGCGGTCGGCCACGCGGCGATCCAGCTCGCTGCCTGGGCCGGCGCGACCGTGGTCACCACGGTGAGTTCTGCCGCCAAGGCCGACCTTGCGTGGAGGGCAGGCGCGCACCACGTGATCAACTATCGCGAAGAGAACCTCATCGCACGGGTGCAGGAGCTCGTACCCCGCGGAGTGGACGTGATCGTCGAGGTGAACCCGCTCGCAAACCTCGCTGCCGACGTCGAGGTGCTCGCGACCGGCGGAACCATTGCCATCTACGTGTCGGGCGACCCTGACGGCGTCGTTGTGCCTGCTCGAGCGAGCATGACCAAGAACGTGCGGTACCAGTTCATTCTGACGTACACGACGAGCGAGGTGCAGAAGGGCAACGCGGTGGCAGCGGTGTCCGCGGCCGCTGCAGATGGCGCGCTGGGTGTGGGGGAGGAGAGCGGGCTGCCGATCATCCGGTTCGCTCTCGAAGAGACCGCCGAGGCGCACCGGGCCGTGGAAGGCGGGTTCGTCGGCAAAGTGCTCATCGACGTGCAGCCACGAGGCGTTGGGACGCAGAGCCTTGCAGACGGGCAGAGCGTGATGGCACCCGACGGTGATGCGTGGTGA
- a CDS encoding 8-oxoguanine deaminase: MSTSAPPAARTIIERAYIATVDPAGSEFAVGFVVVDGTTIVAVGDGSSPQWARDGLTPDGVGATRDSSRASIRLIDGRGHLVTPGLINTHHHLYQWLTRGYAQDSILFDWLTSLYPLWARIDAELVEAGALGAMAVAAKSGCSTVGDHHYVFPSGAGDILGGIVKAAGELGVRIHATRGSMDLGQSQGGLPPDFAVESIDAILAASGEAVERYHDAGRGAMAQIALAPCSPFSVTAELLRESAALGRSLGVRLHTHGSETVEEDAFCLSKFGKTPTQYLEDLDWLGSDVWMAHCVHLDDHAIGRFAATGTAVAHCPSSNARLAAGIARVPAMLDAGISVGLGVDGAASNESGQLGTEIRMAVLMNRLGAGADRMPGRTALRMATMGGAKTLGRDGELGSLEVGKLADLAVWKIDGVEHAGILDPVAALTLGAQPPLALLLVNGVAVVEDGQLARVDEVVVASAVARASTALALR; this comes from the coding sequence ATGAGCACTTCAGCGCCTCCCGCCGCACGCACGATCATCGAAAGGGCATACATCGCCACGGTCGACCCGGCGGGCAGCGAATTCGCTGTGGGGTTCGTGGTCGTCGACGGCACCACGATCGTGGCTGTCGGAGATGGCAGCTCGCCGCAGTGGGCGCGGGACGGGCTGACTCCCGATGGGGTCGGTGCGACGCGCGACAGCAGCCGGGCATCCATTCGCCTCATCGACGGGCGCGGACACCTGGTCACCCCTGGGCTCATCAACACCCACCACCACCTGTACCAGTGGCTGACCCGCGGCTACGCGCAGGACTCCATTCTGTTCGACTGGCTCACCTCGCTCTACCCGCTGTGGGCCCGCATCGACGCCGAGCTCGTCGAAGCGGGCGCACTGGGTGCGATGGCGGTGGCCGCAAAGTCGGGATGCTCGACCGTCGGTGACCACCACTACGTGTTCCCCAGCGGCGCTGGCGACATTCTCGGCGGAATCGTGAAGGCGGCTGGCGAGCTGGGGGTTCGCATCCATGCCACCCGCGGCTCGATGGACCTCGGGCAGAGCCAGGGCGGCCTGCCGCCCGACTTCGCCGTCGAGTCGATCGACGCGATCCTGGCAGCGAGCGGCGAGGCTGTCGAGCGCTACCACGATGCGGGCCGCGGAGCCATGGCCCAGATCGCGCTAGCACCCTGCTCGCCGTTCTCGGTGACGGCCGAGCTGCTGCGCGAATCGGCAGCACTCGGGCGCTCGCTCGGCGTACGGCTGCACACGCACGGCTCAGAGACCGTCGAAGAAGACGCGTTCTGCCTGTCGAAGTTCGGCAAGACGCCGACGCAGTACCTCGAAGACCTCGACTGGCTCGGCAGCGACGTGTGGATGGCGCACTGCGTTCACCTCGACGACCACGCGATCGGCAGGTTTGCCGCGACAGGCACGGCCGTCGCCCACTGCCCCTCCTCGAACGCGAGGCTCGCGGCCGGCATCGCCCGTGTGCCAGCCATGCTCGACGCCGGAATCAGCGTGGGGCTCGGCGTCGACGGCGCCGCATCCAATGAATCCGGCCAGCTCGGCACCGAGATCCGCATGGCGGTGCTCATGAACCGGCTGGGCGCCGGGGCCGACCGGATGCCCGGGCGCACTGCGCTTCGAATGGCGACCATGGGCGGGGCGAAGACCCTGGGCCGTGACGGTGAACTCGGCTCGCTCGAGGTGGGCAAGCTCGCCGACCTCGCGGTGTGGAAGATCGACGGGGTGGAGCACGCGGGAATCCTCGACCCCGTGGCCGCGCTCACCCTCGGGGCCCAGCCGCCGCTCGCGCTTCTACTGGTGAACGGCGTCGCCGTGGTCGAAGACGGGCAGCTGGCGCGGGTCGATGAAGTCGTGGTCGCGAGCGCGGTGGCCCGGGCATCCACAGCCCTCGCCCTGCGCTGA
- the nhaA gene encoding Na+/H+ antiporter NhaA, with protein MTEGDSLPRFPRLRRVLHQRRGFSDSEKTGAALLLGATVLALVWANLPFGNSYDEFWSSTVSLQVSGTGIQLDFRALVNEALMTLFFFVVGLEVKREFAVGELSDRSRAIVPVAAAVAGLAIPAAIFLLFNHTGETGHAWGVVISSDTAFLLGALALVGPRLPGHLRIFLLALAVVDDVGALAVIAFFYTDQVHFLPLVVAALGLAIIWSLKYVRLGQGPAYLVFSVVVWGALYASGVQPTLAGVAIALLIPVYAPRRREVERAAELSRAFRQSPNPAYAQAAVRGLLNSVSVNDRLHTLYSPYTSFIILPVFALANAGVKLSGETLAAAFTSPLTWGVIAGLVVGKFVGITGMTALVKALKLGELAPGLTLGRVAGGAALSGIGFTISLFIIDLAIDDPRQQDEARVGVLAASLIAFVLGWAIFRIVDKVQPPSRMSLVLARPVDPRRDHIRGAADAKLSLVEYGDFECPFCSRATGSIDEVRAHFGDQLQYVWRHLPLTKVHPHAILAARASEAAALQGRFFDLSPLMFSHQDELELDDLLAYAATLGLDLNRFEEDMRSADVVNRVRDDAIDAELMDVHSTPTFFICGKRHFGPYDAATLIRELENSKEMFTVAEAKRLEKAQQELQHRGR; from the coding sequence GTGACCGAGGGAGACTCACTCCCACGCTTCCCCCGCCTGAGGCGCGTGCTTCACCAGAGGCGGGGTTTCTCCGACAGCGAGAAGACCGGAGCTGCCCTGCTGCTCGGCGCGACGGTGCTGGCCCTCGTCTGGGCGAATCTGCCATTCGGCAACTCGTACGACGAGTTCTGGAGTTCCACGGTTTCGCTGCAGGTCAGCGGTACGGGCATCCAGCTCGATTTTCGGGCTCTGGTCAACGAAGCCCTGATGACACTCTTCTTCTTCGTGGTCGGTCTCGAGGTGAAGCGCGAGTTCGCTGTCGGGGAGTTGAGCGATCGATCGCGTGCGATCGTGCCGGTCGCGGCAGCTGTCGCCGGCCTGGCGATTCCTGCCGCAATCTTTCTGCTCTTCAACCACACGGGAGAAACCGGTCACGCCTGGGGTGTGGTGATCTCGAGCGACACGGCATTCCTGCTGGGGGCGCTCGCCCTGGTGGGCCCGCGGCTCCCAGGCCACCTGCGAATCTTCCTGCTGGCGCTCGCTGTGGTCGATGATGTGGGAGCGCTCGCCGTGATCGCCTTCTTCTACACCGACCAGGTGCACTTCCTGCCGTTGGTCGTGGCGGCCCTCGGGCTTGCGATCATCTGGTCGCTCAAGTACGTGAGGCTCGGCCAGGGTCCGGCGTACCTCGTCTTCTCTGTCGTGGTGTGGGGCGCGCTCTATGCCTCGGGGGTGCAGCCCACGCTGGCCGGCGTCGCGATCGCCTTGCTGATTCCCGTGTACGCGCCACGGCGAAGGGAGGTCGAGCGCGCTGCCGAGCTCAGCCGCGCGTTCCGGCAGTCGCCCAACCCGGCCTATGCCCAAGCGGCAGTTCGCGGCCTGCTGAATTCGGTGTCGGTCAACGATCGCCTGCATACCCTCTATTCGCCGTACACCAGCTTCATCATCCTGCCTGTCTTCGCTCTTGCAAATGCCGGCGTGAAGCTCAGCGGAGAGACCCTGGCCGCAGCGTTCACATCGCCGTTGACCTGGGGCGTGATAGCGGGTCTCGTCGTGGGCAAGTTTGTGGGCATCACCGGGATGACCGCGCTCGTCAAAGCGCTGAAGCTCGGCGAGCTCGCCCCAGGACTGACGCTAGGGCGAGTGGCAGGCGGTGCGGCACTGTCGGGCATCGGCTTCACGATCTCGCTCTTCATCATCGATCTCGCCATCGACGACCCCCGCCAGCAGGATGAAGCCAGGGTCGGGGTACTCGCGGCGTCACTCATCGCTTTTGTGCTGGGCTGGGCGATCTTCAGGATCGTCGACAAGGTCCAGCCACCGTCACGCATGAGCCTCGTGCTGGCCCGGCCCGTCGACCCCCGCCGGGATCACATTCGCGGAGCGGCCGACGCGAAACTCTCCCTGGTCGAGTACGGCGACTTCGAGTGCCCGTTCTGCAGCCGCGCCACGGGGTCCATCGACGAGGTCAGGGCCCACTTCGGAGACCAGCTGCAGTACGTCTGGCGGCATCTGCCGCTCACGAAGGTGCACCCGCACGCGATTCTCGCGGCACGGGCCAGCGAGGCCGCGGCCCTGCAGGGCCGGTTCTTCGACCTGTCTCCCCTGATGTTCAGCCACCAGGACGAGCTCGAGCTCGACGACCTGCTGGCGTATGCTGCGACCCTCGGGCTCGATCTCAACCGCTTCGAAGAAGACATGCGGTCAGCCGACGTTGTCAACCGGGTACGCGATGATGCGATCGATGCCGAGCTGATGGACGTGCACTCCACCCCGACGTTCTTCATCTGCGGCAAGCGCCACTTCGGCCCGTACGATGCCGCAACCCTCATCAGGGAGTTGGAGAATTCGAAGGAGATGTTCACGGTGGCCGAGGCGAAGAGGCTCGAGAAGGCACAGCAGGAGCTTCAGCATCGGGGCCGATGA
- a CDS encoding alpha/beta hydrolase, whose amino-acid sequence MTDSPRRAPINDAAVVWSVPTDEVAARLQTSPLVIIMHGYGSHENDLISLAPLLPAGTIAASLRAPLLAPHPVENGFAWFTIGEPGNPRVSGLDDAAASVLDWLDRVEAHFGTPASIATLGFSQGGAMAIHLLRTAPERFVAAVNLSGFVVNGQVHGDRVMSESRPPVFWGRDVADPIVNGVAVERTEAWLPEHSTLTAKLYPGIRHGVSQEEITDVSEFLSAVQTTANPLVTSDAELHADGATAL is encoded by the coding sequence GTGACCGATTCTCCACGCCGCGCCCCGATCAACGATGCTGCGGTTGTCTGGTCGGTTCCCACTGACGAGGTTGCCGCCCGGCTGCAGACGAGCCCGCTCGTCATCATCATGCATGGGTATGGCTCACACGAGAACGACCTGATCTCCCTCGCCCCACTGCTGCCCGCTGGCACCATCGCCGCGTCACTGCGCGCGCCGCTTCTCGCTCCCCACCCCGTCGAGAACGGGTTCGCGTGGTTCACCATCGGCGAGCCCGGCAACCCCCGCGTCTCGGGACTCGACGACGCGGCGGCGTCTGTTCTCGACTGGCTCGACCGCGTCGAAGCCCACTTCGGCACGCCTGCCAGCATTGCGACCCTCGGCTTCTCCCAGGGCGGCGCCATGGCGATCCACCTTCTGCGCACGGCCCCCGAGCGATTCGTCGCCGCGGTGAACCTCTCCGGGTTCGTCGTCAACGGTCAGGTTCACGGAGACCGCGTGATGAGCGAGTCCCGGCCGCCCGTGTTCTGGGGCCGCGACGTGGCAGACCCCATCGTGAACGGCGTCGCCGTCGAACGGACCGAAGCGTGGCTGCCCGAACACTCCACGCTCACGGCGAAGCTCTACCCGGGCATCCGACACGGGGTCTCGCAAGAGGAGATCACCGACGTCTCGGAATTCCTGAGTGCCGTCCAGACAACCGCGAACCCGCTCGTGACGAGCGACGCTGAGCTGCACGCCGACGGGGCCACCGCGCTCTGA
- a CDS encoding FBP domain-containing protein produces MTGIEVRHSLANASASEAANMVLPSNFVELDWENLDYLGWRDSHSPHLGYIIQWQGDRAVGIVVREADGPLSRRRMMMCQLCRATHTEHGVSLFSAKRTGEAGENGNTVGTYICANLGCSTNIRVDVPHASYYRDPQGLLAEKVSGLEARVTGFMNDVCRS; encoded by the coding sequence ATGACCGGGATCGAGGTTCGGCATTCGCTCGCCAATGCCTCGGCGAGCGAAGCGGCCAACATGGTGCTGCCGTCGAACTTCGTCGAACTCGACTGGGAGAACCTCGACTACCTCGGCTGGCGGGACTCGCATTCGCCGCACCTCGGGTACATCATCCAGTGGCAGGGAGACCGGGCCGTGGGCATCGTGGTTCGCGAGGCGGATGGCCCGTTGTCGCGCCGCCGCATGATGATGTGCCAACTGTGCCGCGCCACTCACACTGAGCACGGGGTCTCGCTCTTCAGTGCAAAACGAACCGGTGAGGCGGGGGAGAACGGCAACACGGTCGGCACCTACATCTGCGCGAACCTCGGCTGCTCGACGAACATCCGGGTGGATGTGCCGCACGCGTCGTACTACCGCGACCCGCAGGGACTGCTCGCTGAGAAGGTGTCGGGGCTCGAGGCCCGCGTGACGGGCTTCATGAACGACGTCTGCCGCTCCTGA
- a CDS encoding ABC transporter substrate-binding protein, giving the protein MTFSRRTTRITAVAGAAAAFALLATGCSSSSTPATTGTATDPITLTVTTFGTMGYDDLYKQYEADHPNITIKATNIDTGDNAKTDWQTKEAAGAGLPDVQAVEEGWLSAVMQVSDQFNDLSAYGANDIKDRWVDWKLQQATDTKGRIIGYGSDIGPEGLCYNKTDFAAAGLPTDRDAVATLFGGSSATWDDYFTVGAKYKAATGKAFYDQSGFLWNAMVNQQKEGYYKADGTLNVDGNADLKALWTKLSTATASGLSANQTAWDWGKGKAFTDGTFSTFVCPGWMLGVVKGQVTSAGGDASTGWDFANVFPGGAANWGGSFLTVPTQSKHPQEAADLAAFLTDAKSQAAAFGVAGTFPSVTAAQTDPAVTGTNALSTFFNNAPIGQILADRAKGVVAQFKGPDDSVIQSQVFGPSIQEIDSGKADGATAWNDAITLLNQLVVNK; this is encoded by the coding sequence GTGACCTTCTCACGACGCACGACCAGGATTACCGCCGTTGCAGGTGCCGCTGCAGCATTCGCACTGCTGGCGACTGGATGCTCGAGCTCGAGCACACCGGCCACCACCGGCACAGCAACCGACCCGATCACTCTCACGGTGACGACGTTCGGCACGATGGGCTACGACGACCTCTACAAACAGTACGAGGCCGACCACCCGAACATCACGATCAAGGCGACGAACATCGACACCGGCGACAATGCCAAGACCGATTGGCAGACCAAGGAGGCGGCTGGCGCCGGTCTCCCTGACGTCCAGGCCGTCGAGGAAGGCTGGCTGAGCGCGGTGATGCAGGTCTCCGACCAGTTCAACGACCTCAGTGCCTACGGCGCGAACGACATCAAGGATCGCTGGGTCGACTGGAAGCTGCAGCAGGCCACCGACACGAAGGGCCGCATCATCGGTTACGGCTCCGATATCGGCCCAGAGGGCCTGTGCTACAACAAGACCGACTTCGCCGCTGCCGGTCTCCCGACCGACCGCGATGCAGTTGCGACGCTCTTCGGTGGCTCCTCTGCAACCTGGGATGACTATTTCACGGTCGGCGCGAAGTACAAGGCGGCTACGGGGAAGGCGTTCTACGACCAGTCGGGCTTCCTCTGGAACGCCATGGTCAATCAGCAGAAGGAGGGCTACTACAAAGCCGACGGCACCCTGAACGTCGACGGCAATGCCGACCTCAAGGCGTTGTGGACGAAGCTCTCGACCGCCACGGCTTCTGGCCTGTCTGCAAACCAGACTGCCTGGGACTGGGGCAAGGGCAAAGCCTTCACCGACGGAACCTTCTCGACCTTCGTCTGCCCGGGCTGGATGCTCGGCGTGGTCAAGGGCCAAGTCACTTCGGCCGGCGGCGACGCATCCACCGGCTGGGACTTCGCCAACGTCTTCCCCGGGGGAGCAGCGAACTGGGGCGGGAGCTTCCTGACCGTTCCGACGCAGTCGAAGCACCCGCAGGAGGCCGCTGACCTCGCCGCCTTCCTCACCGACGCGAAATCCCAGGCTGCCGCGTTCGGTGTTGCGGGCACGTTCCCGAGTGTGACTGCCGCCCAGACCGACCCGGCTGTCACCGGCACGAACGCGCTGTCGACGTTCTTCAACAACGCCCCGATCGGCCAGATCCTCGCCGATCGCGCCAAGGGTGTCGTTGCCCAGTTCAAGGGACCCGACGACTCCGTCATCCAGTCACAGGTCTTTGGCCCCTCCATCCAGGAGATCGATTCGGGTAAGGCAGACGGGGCAACCGCGTGGAATGACGCGATCACCCTGCTCAACCAGCTCGTCGTCAACAAGTAA